In the Mycolicibacter sp. MU0102 genome, one interval contains:
- the pspA gene encoding phage shock protein PspA, protein MANPFVKAWKYLMALFNSKIDEHADPKVQIQQAIEEAQRQHQALTQQAAQVIGNQRQLEMRLNRQLADIEKLQVNVRQALTLADQATSAGDAAKATEYNNAAEAFAAQLVTAEQSVEDLKALHDQALSAAMQAKKAVEQNAMVLQQKIAERTKLLSQLEQAKMQEQVSASLRSMSEIAAPGTTPSLDEVRDKIERRYANAIGAAELAQGSVQGRMLEVEQAGVQMAGHSRLEQIRASMRGESLPAGGSTTAPGQATPATPQSGTNPTPENPLGR, encoded by the coding sequence ATGGCCAACCCGTTCGTCAAGGCGTGGAAGTACTTGATGGCGCTGTTCAACTCGAAGATCGACGAGCACGCCGATCCCAAGGTGCAGATCCAGCAGGCGATCGAAGAGGCGCAGCGTCAGCACCAGGCCCTGACCCAGCAGGCCGCGCAGGTGATCGGTAACCAGCGGCAGTTGGAAATGCGCCTGAACCGCCAACTGGCCGACATTGAGAAGCTTCAGGTCAACGTGCGCCAGGCCCTGACCCTGGCTGACCAGGCCACCTCCGCCGGAGACGCCGCGAAGGCCACCGAGTACAACAACGCCGCAGAGGCGTTCGCGGCCCAGCTGGTCACCGCCGAACAGAGCGTGGAAGACCTCAAGGCGCTGCACGACCAGGCGCTGTCGGCGGCGATGCAGGCCAAGAAGGCCGTCGAGCAGAACGCCATGGTGCTGCAACAGAAGATCGCCGAGCGCACCAAACTGCTCAGCCAGCTCGAGCAGGCCAAGATGCAGGAGCAGGTCAGCGCCTCGCTGCGCTCCATGAGCGAGATCGCCGCCCCCGGAACCACTCCCAGCCTCGACGAGGTGCGCGACAAGATCGAACGGCGCTACGCCAACGCGATCGGGGCCGCCGAGTTGGCGCAGGGTTCGGTGCAGGGCCGGATGCTCGAGGTCGAGCAGGCCGGTGTGCAGATGGCCGGCCACTCCCGGCTGGAGCAGATCCGAGCGTCCATGCGGGGCGAGTCGCTGCCCGCGGGTGGCTCTACCACCGCCCCGGGCCAGGCCACCCCGGCAACCCCGCAGTCGGGCACCAACCCCACCCCCGAGAACCCGCTGGGACGGTAG
- the clgR gene encoding transcriptional regulator ClgR: protein MTTLLRESVGEVLRQARTAQGRTLREVSDAARVSLGYLSEVERGRKEASSELLNAICAALRIPLSTVLFDAGTRLAHAERAELAVHNARGGAVTRIDAGTKVVIPPIRTLASVASA from the coding sequence ATGACGACATTGCTGCGGGAGTCGGTCGGCGAGGTGCTGCGTCAAGCCCGGACCGCCCAGGGCCGCACGCTGCGTGAGGTGTCGGACGCGGCGCGGGTGAGCCTCGGCTACCTCTCGGAGGTCGAGCGGGGCCGCAAGGAAGCGTCCAGCGAGCTGCTCAACGCGATCTGCGCGGCGCTGCGGATCCCGCTGTCGACGGTGCTCTTCGACGCCGGGACCCGGCTGGCGCATGCCGAGCGGGCCGAACTGGCCGTGCACAACGCCCGCGGCGGCGCAGTGACCCGCATCGATGCCGGCACCAAGGTTGTCATCCCGCCGATTCGGACGCTGGCATCGGTAGCCTCGGCGTGA
- the pgsA gene encoding CDP-diacylglycerol--glycerol-3-phosphate 3-phosphatidyltransferase encodes MSGQPKTGPAVTHVPVVNLANALTVMRMGLVPVFLLALFAENGHDPKTRIAAFVIFAIAIITDRLDGTLARNYGMVTEFGTLADPIADKALIGAALIGLSMLGDLWWWVTVVILVREIGITLLRFAVLHRGVIPASRGGKLKTLVQAVGIGLLVLPLEGPWLVTAWTVMTAAVILTVLTGLDYVISAVTDLRGGPVRT; translated from the coding sequence GTGTCGGGACAGCCAAAAACCGGTCCAGCGGTGACGCATGTCCCCGTCGTCAATCTTGCGAACGCGTTGACCGTCATGCGGATGGGGTTGGTCCCGGTCTTCCTGCTGGCGCTGTTCGCCGAGAACGGCCACGATCCGAAGACGCGCATCGCGGCATTCGTCATCTTCGCCATCGCGATCATCACCGATCGGCTGGACGGCACCCTGGCGCGCAACTACGGCATGGTGACCGAGTTCGGCACGCTGGCCGACCCGATCGCCGACAAGGCGCTGATCGGCGCGGCGCTGATCGGCCTGTCGATGCTGGGCGACCTCTGGTGGTGGGTGACGGTCGTGATTTTGGTCCGCGAGATCGGGATCACCCTGCTCAGGTTCGCCGTGCTGCACCGCGGGGTGATTCCGGCCAGCCGTGGCGGCAAGCTCAAGACCCTGGTGCAGGCGGTCGGTATCGGGCTGCTCGTCTTGCCGCTGGAAGGTCCCTGGCTGGTGACGGCGTGGACGGTGATGACCGCGGCGGTGATCCTGACGGTGCTGACCGGCCTGGACTACGTCATTTCGGCGGTGACCGACCTGCGCGGCGGGCCGGTCAGGACCTGA
- a CDS encoding amino-acid N-acetyltransferase, translating into MRNRYCAAVNRAADRPAGRPVVRRARTSDVPAIKQLVDVYAGKILLEKNLVTLYEAVQEFWVAEDADQRVVGCGALHVLWSDLGEVRTIAVDPTLTGRGIGHAIVDRLLHVARELQLQRLFVLTFETEFFARHGFTEIDGTPVTAEVFEEMQRSYDVGVAEFLDLSYVKPNTLGNTRMLLVL; encoded by the coding sequence ATGAGAAACCGATACTGTGCAGCTGTGAATCGTGCTGCGGATCGACCGGCCGGACGGCCCGTGGTCCGGCGTGCGCGCACCTCGGACGTGCCGGCGATCAAGCAGCTGGTGGACGTCTATGCGGGCAAGATCCTGCTGGAAAAGAACCTGGTGACGCTGTATGAGGCGGTCCAGGAATTCTGGGTCGCCGAGGACGCCGATCAGCGGGTGGTGGGCTGCGGCGCCCTGCATGTGTTGTGGTCGGACCTCGGCGAGGTCCGCACCATCGCGGTGGACCCGACCCTGACCGGTCGCGGTATCGGGCACGCGATCGTCGACCGTCTCCTGCACGTCGCACGCGAGCTGCAGTTGCAGCGGCTGTTCGTGCTGACCTTCGAGACCGAGTTCTTCGCCCGGCACGGCTTCACCGAGATCGACGGCACGCCGGTGACCGCGGAGGTGTTCGAGGAGATGCAACGCTCCTACGACGTCGGGGTGGCCGAATTCTTGGATCTGAGCTACGTCAAGCCCAATACCTTGGGCAACACCCGGATGTTGCTGGTCCTCTAG
- a CDS encoding DUF421 domain-containing protein, with the protein MDWARLFAFDTPPSEIFVRGTVIYIAIYALLRVVLKREAGTNGITDLIVVVLIADAAQNGMAGGYRSISDGILLVGVIIGWSYLLNWMAHRWPGVARILRPGPLLVIYDGAFLYANMRKEMITEEQVREQARKQGIADLSVVREGRMESDGQFSFLIGATRRARDLVID; encoded by the coding sequence GTGGATTGGGCACGACTTTTCGCTTTCGATACCCCGCCCTCGGAGATCTTTGTCCGAGGAACCGTCATCTACATCGCGATTTACGCGCTGCTGCGGGTGGTATTGAAACGCGAGGCGGGCACCAACGGCATCACAGATCTCATCGTCGTGGTGTTGATCGCCGACGCGGCGCAGAACGGGATGGCCGGTGGCTACCGATCCATCAGCGACGGCATCCTGCTCGTCGGGGTGATCATCGGCTGGTCATACCTGCTGAACTGGATGGCGCACCGCTGGCCCGGCGTGGCCAGGATCTTGCGGCCGGGGCCGCTGTTGGTGATCTACGACGGCGCCTTCCTCTACGCCAACATGCGCAAAGAGATGATCACCGAGGAACAGGTCCGCGAGCAGGCTCGCAAACAGGGAATCGCCGACCTGTCCGTAGTCCGGGAGGGCCGGATGGAATCCGACGGGCAGTTCAGTTTTCTCATCGGCGCCACCCGCCGGGCACGCGATCTGGTCATCGACTAG
- a CDS encoding wax ester/triacylglycerol synthase family O-acyltransferase, which yields MAEHLSPLDAGFLGVEDSDHNVSLATGTLAVLDGPVPDHAALQATLAERLRGCPRFGQRLVRHALDLSAPEWADDPHFDLAHHIGRIAVPSPGGDAELHAVVADVMSWRLDRNRPLWEIWVISGLSGDRWALLMKVHHCIADGTAAAHMLTGLSDNGFARLAAHTAAVPRDAAQPSHGRPALDLNPVHWIYNLRGVVELATGLLQQSASSLNGPITSRRRYSAARVPLGDIEQVCRVFDVTVNDVVLAALTESYRDFMIRRGQVPQPDSLRTLVPVSTGSADAPGNLDNRVSLLLPRLPIEESNPVKRLLAVRSRLAQAKAGGQRHAGRAIMSAAGLLPVAWSAWAARLLGQVHQRGVVALATNVPGPSEPLQIMGCDVVAVLPVPPIAMQLRTGVAVLSYAGELFVGVLADFEFAAVDELTRGLEAAVARLVARSKRRKPLRDWHGLALVHSA from the coding sequence GTGGCCGAGCACCTGAGCCCCCTGGACGCCGGCTTTCTGGGCGTCGAGGATTCTGACCACAACGTCAGCTTGGCCACCGGGACGCTGGCCGTCCTCGACGGCCCGGTTCCCGACCACGCCGCACTGCAGGCAACGCTGGCCGAACGCCTGCGCGGCTGCCCGCGGTTCGGACAGCGACTGGTGCGCCATGCCTTGGATCTGAGCGCACCCGAATGGGCGGACGACCCCCACTTCGACCTTGCCCACCACATCGGCCGGATCGCGGTGCCCTCCCCCGGCGGAGACGCCGAACTGCACGCGGTGGTTGCCGACGTGATGTCCTGGCGGTTGGACCGCAACCGTCCACTGTGGGAGATCTGGGTGATCAGCGGGCTCAGCGGTGACCGGTGGGCCCTGCTGATGAAGGTGCACCACTGCATCGCCGACGGCACTGCGGCCGCACACATGCTGACCGGCTTGTCCGACAACGGATTCGCCCGTTTGGCAGCCCACACCGCCGCGGTGCCGCGCGATGCGGCGCAGCCGTCACACGGCCGGCCGGCGCTGGACCTCAACCCGGTGCATTGGATCTACAACCTGCGCGGCGTCGTGGAACTCGCGACCGGCTTGCTGCAACAGAGTGCGTCGTCGCTGAACGGTCCGATCACCAGCCGCCGTCGCTACAGCGCGGCACGGGTTCCGCTCGGCGACATCGAGCAGGTCTGTCGCGTCTTCGACGTGACCGTCAATGATGTGGTGTTGGCGGCCCTGACCGAGAGCTACCGCGACTTCATGATCCGTCGTGGCCAAGTGCCCCAACCCGATTCGCTACGCACCCTGGTTCCGGTATCGACCGGCTCGGCGGATGCGCCGGGGAACCTCGACAACCGGGTGTCGTTGCTGTTGCCGCGTCTGCCGATCGAGGAGTCAAACCCGGTGAAGCGGTTGCTGGCCGTGCGCTCCCGTCTGGCGCAGGCCAAAGCCGGCGGGCAGCGTCACGCCGGACGCGCGATCATGTCGGCCGCGGGCCTGCTGCCCGTCGCGTGGTCGGCCTGGGCGGCGCGGCTGCTCGGACAGGTCCACCAGCGCGGCGTGGTGGCGTTGGCGACCAACGTCCCCGGCCCGTCAGAGCCGCTGCAGATCATGGGCTGCGACGTGGTCGCGGTGCTGCCGGTGCCGCCGATCGCGATGCAGCTTCGCACCGGCGTGGCGGTCCTGAGCTACGCCGGGGAACTGTTCGTCGGAGTACTGGCCGACTTCGAGTTCGCTGCGGTCGACGAGCTGACCCGCGGGTTGGAGGCCGCGGTGGCCCGGCTGGTGGCACGCAGCAAACGACGCAAGCCGTTGCGCGACTGGCATGGTCTGGCCCTGGTGCACAGCGCGTAA
- a CDS encoding DNA translocase FtsK produces MASKTAASRAPARSGTRTTRAKAGSKAAPKGGSRPARSRPAAKPRRAARQHSGPVALGMACGRLARATWLMVAKGAGGAARSVGRAHDIDPGHRRDGIALALLGFAVVTAASCWLDAARPVGAWIDTGLRAVVGGAVVLLPLLAAAAAVLLMRTEPDPENRPRLILGSAMIGLPILGLWHLWSGSPQSPDGRLHGAGFVGFAIGGPLADGLTAWIAAPLLCIGVLFGVLLLTGTTLREAPETLRTMFRGDYGDDDYYDDYDDYDDQDYDQDYDADADDAAYDSGVSTQAGGTSRFGAIEPDARVDDTPDWQSRTPLDNYPLDEEPAAPPPPVKTVRRKPPKEPKAAKPADATVVLDRVVEGPYTLPALSLLVAGDPPKTRTAANDQMADAITSVLDQFKVDAAVTGCTRGPTVTRYEVELGPGVKVEKITALQRNIAYAVATESVRMLAPIPGKSAVGIEVPNTDRELVRLADVLTAPSTRGDHHPLVIGLGKDIEGDFICANLAKMPHLLVAGSTGSGKSSFVNSMLVSLLARATPEEVRMILIDPKMVELTPYEGIPHLITPIITEPKKAAAALAWLVEEMEQRYQDMKSSRVRHINDFNDKVRSGEITTPLGSERVYRPYPYILAVVDELADLMMTAPRDVEDAIVRITQKARAAGIHLVLATQRPSVDVVTGLIKTNVPSRLAFATSSLTDSRVILDQPGAEKLIGMGDGLFLPMGANKPIRLQGAYISDEEIQAVVTACKDQAEPEYTEGVTVVKATGDRADVDPDIGDDMDVFLQAVELVVSSQFGSTSMLQRKLRVGFAKAGRLMDLMETRDIVGPSEGSKARQVLVKPDELAGTLMLIRGGSAPDDDGDDDEF; encoded by the coding sequence ATGGCTAGTAAGACCGCTGCTAGTAGGGCTCCCGCGCGTTCCGGTACCCGAACGACCAGGGCAAAGGCCGGTTCCAAGGCAGCGCCCAAGGGTGGTTCGCGGCCCGCTCGGTCCCGCCCGGCAGCTAAGCCGCGCCGCGCCGCCCGGCAGCATTCGGGTCCGGTGGCGCTCGGGATGGCCTGCGGACGCCTCGCCCGCGCGACCTGGCTGATGGTGGCCAAGGGCGCTGGTGGCGCGGCGCGCTCGGTGGGCCGCGCTCACGACATCGACCCCGGCCATCGCCGCGACGGCATTGCACTGGCTCTGCTGGGATTTGCCGTGGTGACCGCCGCCAGCTGCTGGCTGGACGCCGCCCGGCCGGTCGGGGCGTGGATCGACACCGGTCTGCGCGCCGTGGTCGGCGGAGCGGTGGTGCTGCTTCCGCTGCTGGCAGCCGCCGCGGCCGTACTGCTGATGCGCACCGAGCCCGACCCGGAGAACCGGCCTCGGCTGATCCTTGGATCGGCGATGATCGGCCTGCCGATCCTGGGTCTGTGGCATCTGTGGTCGGGCTCGCCGCAGAGCCCCGACGGCCGTCTGCATGGCGCCGGCTTTGTGGGGTTCGCGATCGGTGGCCCGCTCGCCGACGGACTCACGGCGTGGATTGCCGCGCCGTTGTTGTGCATCGGTGTGCTGTTCGGTGTGTTGTTGCTGACCGGCACCACCCTGCGTGAGGCACCCGAGACCTTGCGCACGATGTTCCGCGGCGACTACGGCGACGACGACTACTACGACGATTACGACGACTACGACGATCAGGATTACGACCAGGACTACGACGCCGACGCTGACGACGCCGCCTACGACTCCGGCGTCAGCACGCAGGCCGGCGGCACCAGCCGGTTCGGCGCAATCGAGCCTGACGCCCGCGTCGACGACACCCCCGACTGGCAATCGCGTACCCCGCTGGACAACTACCCGCTCGATGAAGAGCCCGCCGCGCCGCCGCCCCCGGTCAAAACCGTGCGGCGCAAGCCCCCGAAGGAACCCAAGGCGGCCAAACCCGCCGACGCCACCGTGGTCCTCGACCGCGTGGTGGAGGGCCCCTACACGCTGCCGGCGCTGAGCCTGCTGGTCGCCGGGGACCCCCCGAAGACACGCACCGCCGCCAACGACCAGATGGCCGACGCGATCACTTCGGTGCTGGATCAGTTCAAGGTCGACGCCGCGGTCACCGGCTGCACCCGCGGCCCCACGGTCACCCGCTACGAGGTCGAGCTGGGCCCGGGCGTGAAGGTCGAGAAGATCACCGCTCTGCAGCGCAATATCGCCTACGCGGTGGCCACCGAAAGTGTGCGGATGCTCGCCCCGATCCCGGGCAAGTCCGCCGTCGGCATCGAGGTGCCCAACACCGACCGCGAACTGGTGCGACTGGCCGACGTGCTGACCGCGCCGTCCACCCGCGGCGACCACCACCCGTTGGTGATCGGACTGGGCAAGGACATCGAAGGCGACTTCATCTGCGCCAACCTGGCCAAGATGCCGCACCTGTTGGTGGCCGGTTCCACCGGTTCGGGCAAGTCCAGCTTCGTCAACTCGATGCTGGTGTCACTGCTGGCGCGCGCCACCCCCGAAGAGGTCAGGATGATCCTGATCGACCCAAAGATGGTGGAGCTCACGCCGTACGAAGGCATTCCGCACCTGATCACCCCGATCATCACCGAGCCGAAGAAGGCCGCCGCAGCGCTGGCCTGGCTGGTGGAGGAGATGGAGCAGCGCTACCAGGACATGAAGTCGTCCCGGGTGCGCCACATCAACGACTTCAACGACAAGGTCCGCTCCGGGGAGATCACCACGCCACTGGGCAGCGAACGGGTCTACCGGCCCTACCCCTACATCCTCGCGGTCGTCGACGAACTCGCCGACCTGATGATGACCGCCCCCCGCGATGTCGAGGACGCGATCGTGCGGATCACCCAGAAGGCCCGCGCCGCCGGCATCCACCTGGTCCTGGCCACCCAGCGGCCGTCCGTGGACGTCGTCACCGGCCTGATCAAGACCAACGTGCCGTCCCGACTGGCGTTCGCCACGTCGTCGCTCACCGACTCCCGGGTCATTCTGGATCAGCCGGGCGCCGAAAAGCTGATCGGCATGGGCGACGGGCTGTTTTTGCCGATGGGCGCCAACAAGCCGATCCGGCTGCAGGGTGCCTACATCTCCGACGAGGAGATCCAGGCCGTCGTCACCGCCTGCAAGGACCAGGCCGAGCCCGAGTACACCGAGGGCGTCACCGTCGTGAAGGCCACGGGCGACCGCGCCGACGTCGACCCCGACATCGGCGACGACATGGACGTCTTCCTGCAGGCCGTTGAGCTCGTGGTGTCCAGCCAATTCGGTTCCACCTCGATGCTGCAGCGCAAGCTGCGGGTGGGCTTCGCCAAAGCTGGCCGGCTGATGGACCTGATGGAGACCCGCGACATCGTCGGCCCCTCCGAGGGCTCCAAGGCCCGGCAGGTGCTGGTCAAACCCGATGAGCTGGCCGGGACGCTGATGTTGATCCGCGGCGGCAGCGCCCCCGACGACGACGGCGACGACGACGAGTTCTAG
- a CDS encoding putative quinol monooxygenase, which produces MPVVVVATFTVKPESVEAVREICTKAVAQVHEEPGCQLYSLHEADGAFVFIEQWADSDALKAHSTAPAVGELFGNLTEHLAGAPDIKMLQPVPAGDAGKGQLRP; this is translated from the coding sequence ATGCCCGTGGTCGTCGTTGCCACCTTCACCGTCAAGCCGGAATCGGTTGAGGCCGTCCGTGAGATCTGCACCAAGGCGGTGGCACAGGTGCACGAAGAGCCGGGTTGCCAGCTGTACTCCCTGCACGAAGCCGACGGGGCCTTTGTGTTCATCGAGCAGTGGGCCGACTCCGACGCGTTGAAGGCCCACTCGACGGCACCTGCGGTCGGTGAACTGTTCGGCAACCTCACCGAGCACCTGGCCGGCGCACCCGACATCAAGATGTTGCAGCCGGTTCCGGCCGGCGACGCGGGCAAAGGCCAGTTGCGTCCGTGA
- a CDS encoding mycofactocin-coupled SDR family oxidoreductase, with amino-acid sequence MTARPSSGSLQGKVALITGAARGQGRAHALRLAADGADIIAVDLCEQIDSVPYPLADAEDLAATVKLVEDAGARIVARQADVRDQVALSAALQAGLDELGRVDIVVANAGIAPMAAADGWHDVIDVNLTGVYHTIEAAIPAMIDQGDGGSIVLISSAAGLAGIGSHDAGAIGYTAAKHGLVGLMRVYANLLAQHSIRVNSVHPAGVDTPMINNDYVRGWLAELTAATGAPPDMGNALPVAVLEPEDIANAVAWLVSDAARYITGITLPVDAGFINKR; translated from the coding sequence GTGACAGCGCGTCCGTCGAGCGGAAGCCTGCAGGGCAAGGTCGCGCTGATCACCGGCGCGGCGCGTGGCCAGGGCCGCGCCCATGCCCTGCGGCTGGCCGCCGACGGAGCCGACATCATCGCCGTCGACCTGTGCGAGCAGATCGACAGCGTGCCCTACCCGCTGGCGGACGCCGAGGACTTGGCGGCCACGGTCAAGTTGGTCGAAGACGCCGGTGCGCGCATCGTGGCCCGCCAGGCCGATGTGCGTGACCAGGTGGCGTTGAGCGCTGCACTGCAGGCCGGCCTGGACGAGCTGGGCCGGGTGGACATCGTGGTGGCCAACGCCGGTATCGCCCCGATGGCCGCGGCCGACGGCTGGCACGACGTCATCGACGTCAACCTGACCGGCGTTTACCACACCATCGAGGCCGCGATTCCGGCCATGATCGACCAAGGTGACGGGGGGTCGATCGTGCTGATCAGTTCGGCCGCCGGCCTGGCCGGCATCGGCAGCCACGATGCCGGGGCCATCGGTTACACCGCGGCCAAGCACGGGCTGGTCGGACTGATGCGGGTCTACGCGAACCTGCTGGCGCAGCACAGCATTCGGGTGAACTCGGTGCACCCGGCCGGAGTCGACACCCCGATGATCAACAACGACTACGTCCGGGGTTGGCTGGCCGAGCTCACCGCCGCGACGGGTGCGCCACCGGACATGGGCAATGCACTGCCGGTAGCGGTGCTGGAACCGGAGGACATCGCAAATGCGGTGGCCTGGCTGGTATCCGATGCGGCCCGCTACATCACCGGCATCACCTTGCCTGTCGACGCCGGGTTCATCAACAAGAGGTAG
- a CDS encoding SAM-dependent methyltransferase, with amino-acid sequence MAGNPVAQTAYGPMVLAAVEHHEPPGQRLVDDDLATPFLPAGMRWLVAATRPAPLRRWFIAAVDRSGPGLWVNLTCRKRFIADRVDEATEDVDAVVILGAGLDTLAYRLARQSPIPVFEVDQPVNVARKAATVRRVLGELPLSVRLVALDFERDDVLTTLVEHGYQTSFRSFFVWEGVTQYLTESAVRTTLAGLRPAASGSRLVFTYVQRDFIDGTNLYGSPTLYRRMVNKLWHFGLQPAEVADFLAEYGWRLIEQAGPEQFLQRYVEPTGRNLGASDLEWSVYAEKL; translated from the coding sequence TTGGCAGGCAACCCGGTAGCTCAGACGGCCTACGGCCCGATGGTGCTGGCAGCAGTCGAGCACCATGAGCCACCCGGGCAACGCCTGGTCGACGACGACCTGGCGACACCGTTCTTGCCGGCCGGCATGCGCTGGCTGGTGGCGGCCACGCGGCCCGCGCCGCTGCGACGGTGGTTCATCGCCGCGGTGGATCGCTCCGGGCCGGGTCTGTGGGTCAACCTGACCTGTCGCAAGCGGTTCATCGCCGACCGCGTCGACGAGGCGACCGAGGACGTTGACGCGGTGGTGATCCTCGGTGCCGGCCTGGACACCCTCGCCTACCGACTCGCCCGACAAAGCCCCATTCCGGTGTTCGAGGTGGATCAGCCGGTCAACGTCGCCCGCAAGGCCGCCACGGTCCGCAGGGTGTTGGGTGAACTGCCGCTGTCGGTTCGACTGGTGGCGCTGGACTTCGAGCGCGACGATGTGCTGACCACCCTCGTCGAGCACGGCTATCAGACATCGTTTCGGAGCTTCTTCGTCTGGGAAGGGGTGACGCAGTATCTGACCGAGTCCGCCGTCCGCACGACCCTCGCGGGGCTGCGCCCGGCGGCATCGGGCAGCCGACTGGTGTTCACCTACGTCCAGCGTGACTTCATCGACGGCACGAACCTCTATGGCTCGCCGACGTTGTATCGCAGGATGGTCAACAAGCTGTGGCATTTCGGCCTGCAGCCTGCCGAAGTGGCAGATTTTCTAGCCGAATACGGCTGGCGACTGATCGAGCAGGCCGGACCCGAACAGTTCCTCCAGCGCTATGTCGAGCCCACCGGCCGCAACCTGGGCGCGAGCGACCTGGAATGGTCGGTGTACGCCGAAAAGCTCTGA
- a CDS encoding ribonuclease J, with protein sequence MTEELSPPGPLTEGGLRVTALGGISEIGRNMTVFEHLGRLLIIDCGVLFPGHDEPGVDLILPDIRHIQDRLDDVEALVLTHAHEDHIGAIPFLLKLRADIPVVGSKFTLALVAAKCREHRIKPVFVQVAEGQRSTHGVFECEYFAVNHSIPDALAIAVHTGAGTVLHTGDIKLDQLPPDGRPTDLPGMSRLGDKGVDLFLCDSTNAEIPGVGPSESEVGPTLHRLIRGAEGRVIVACFASNVDRVQQIVDAAVSQGRRVAFVGRSMVRNMGIAKDLGFLRVTDRDVIDIGAAEEMPPEKVVLVTTGTQGEPLSALSRMSRGEHRSITLTAGDLVVLSSSLIPGNEEAVYGVMDALAKIGARVVTNAQARVHVSGHAYSGELLFLYNGIRPRNVMPVHGTWRMMRANAALAVRTGVPEESILMAENGVSVDLVAGQARIAGAVPTGKMFVDGLVDGDVGDATLGERLILSSGFVAITVVVRRGTGKPVAPPHLHSRGFSEDPKALEPAARKVEAELESLAAEQVTDPARIAQAVRRTVGKWVGEVYRRQPMIVPTVIEV encoded by the coding sequence GTGACTGAAGAACTCTCCCCGCCGGGACCGCTGACCGAAGGCGGACTGCGCGTCACCGCACTCGGCGGTATCAGCGAAATCGGCCGCAATATGACCGTTTTCGAGCACCTCGGCCGGCTGTTGATCATCGACTGCGGCGTGCTGTTCCCGGGCCACGACGAGCCCGGCGTCGACCTGATCCTGCCGGACATCCGCCACATTCAAGATCGGCTCGACGACGTCGAGGCGCTGGTGCTGACCCACGCCCACGAGGACCACATCGGCGCCATTCCGTTCCTGCTCAAACTGCGGGCCGACATTCCGGTGGTCGGTTCGAAGTTCACCCTGGCGCTGGTCGCCGCCAAGTGCCGGGAGCACCGCATCAAGCCGGTCTTCGTCCAGGTAGCCGAGGGCCAGCGCAGCACCCACGGGGTGTTCGAATGCGAGTACTTCGCGGTGAACCACTCCATCCCGGATGCACTGGCGATCGCGGTGCACACCGGCGCGGGAACCGTGCTGCACACCGGCGACATCAAGCTCGACCAGCTGCCCCCGGACGGGAGGCCCACCGACCTGCCCGGGATGTCACGCCTGGGCGACAAGGGCGTGGACCTGTTCTTGTGCGACTCGACCAATGCCGAGATTCCCGGTGTGGGTCCGAGCGAGAGCGAGGTCGGTCCCACCCTGCACCGGCTGATCCGCGGCGCCGAGGGCCGGGTGATCGTGGCCTGCTTCGCCTCGAACGTGGACCGGGTCCAGCAGATCGTCGACGCCGCGGTGTCCCAGGGCCGCCGGGTGGCCTTCGTGGGCAGGTCGATGGTCCGCAATATGGGGATCGCCAAGGACCTGGGCTTTCTGCGGGTCACAGACCGCGATGTGATCGACATCGGGGCCGCCGAGGAGATGCCGCCGGAGAAGGTGGTGCTGGTCACCACCGGAACCCAGGGCGAACCGCTCTCGGCGCTGTCACGGATGTCGCGCGGCGAGCACCGGTCTATCACGCTGACCGCCGGTGATCTGGTGGTGTTGTCGTCGTCGCTGATCCCCGGCAACGAGGAAGCCGTCTATGGCGTGATGGACGCACTGGCCAAGATCGGTGCCCGGGTGGTCACCAATGCCCAGGCGCGTGTGCATGTTTCCGGGCACGCCTACTCCGGCGAGCTGCTGTTCCTCTACAACGGAATTCGGCCCCGCAACGTGATGCCGGTACACGGCACCTGGCGGATGATGCGCGCCAACGCCGCGCTGGCCGTCCGTACCGGGGTGCCGGAGGAGTCGATCCTGATGGCCGAGAACGGGGTCAGTGTCGACCTGGTTGCCGGGCAGGCCCGCATCGCCGGGGCGGTACCGACCGGCAAGATGTTCGTCGACGGGCTCGTCGACGGCGATGTCGGCGATGCGACGCTGGGGGAGCGGTTGATCCTGTCCAGCGGATTCGTCGCGATCACGGTGGTGGTCCGCCGCGGGACCGGCAAGCCGGTGGCTCCGCCGCACCTGCATTCGCGGGGCTTCTCCGAAGACCCCAAGGCCCTGGAGCCGGCGGCGCGCAAGGTTGAGGCGGAGCTGGAATCCCTTGCCGCAGAGCAGGTCACCGATCCGGCTCGGATCGCGCAAGCGGTGCGCCGCACGGTGGGCAAATGGGTGGGCGAGGTCTACCGGCGTCAGCCGATGATCGTGCCGACGGTGATCGAGGTCTGA